The Helianthus annuus cultivar XRQ/B chromosome 15, HanXRQr2.0-SUNRISE, whole genome shotgun sequence genomic sequence tggggtgtgtattttatgctatgattataacttaaaaagagaaattaacatagattttataatttaaatattatattattatatacatttgtgtttttaagtaaattgtaattttaatatataaatttcagaaaaaaaaaattaaaaaattcaggttaaacgggtcgtgttcgggtcaacccatgaaacttcgggtcgtgttcgggttcatgtgtatgatacgattttcgggttcgggtcgggttcgggttcatgtaaaattttcgggttcgggtcgggttgaaccccgccaacccgcgaacacgaTCCGTTTAGCACCCCTATGAGAAAACACTGATTTGTTAGAATTGTGGGTAACTAGGCCATGCATTAACCAGTTAATGAATTATTCGGTTAACTTATACTGCGACCAGCTAACTAAAAAGGTCTAATTCTGCCACTAGTTCAAacattaagaaaaaaaaatttgtgaATGAAGAGAGATGActataagcaattaagcaaaaaATCTTTGTAAATGAAGAGAGATAATTACAGAATTGCATATATGTTACCACCAAACAAGAGAACGGAAACCGGCAACAAACAAGTTAATGGCTAAATTAAACAAGAAAATAGAAACAAAGAAGCCAATAGACAAGTAAATGACTAAGATCATGTGTAGTGGTAGTGTGATTGGGCGTGAAATTGTGCACACATGGCAAAGATAACACCCCATAATGCTCCGTACACCGCCTCCTGGGCGTGATCTTCAGAAAAAGGAAGTCAGCATGATTTTAAAAACGCCTGGTGAGGAGCTTGATCTTGAAAGGAGAGCCTGATACTATATGTCACATAACCCCCAAGGAAGGGGCACTATCATAAAGCCCTACTACACATGGCCTAATAGTCTACGCAACATGTGTGTAAATTTCTCTACTCTTCGATACTAACATCAAGTCATACCTTGCAAAAGGAAGAAGGTGAACGTTTGGAGGTGACAATGGAGTAACCCACAAAACATTAAATGATGTTTTAAAGCATCATCACTGACGCTGTTTATCTTAAAAGTATCACATCTCAAAGGAATATCACAATATTGGAATTGGTATCATCTCATAAGTCATTGAATTAGATCATATATGTTGCACCGTTAATCACATTTGTTGGCCGCAACACTTTGTCTCGTGATGCTAACCTCATAACATCCAAGGATGGTTTGGTAAGTCAAAAATCCTTTTCGTGTCTTGATCTTTAATTGTCCGTTTGGTATTGCTTTCTCTCGATGATTTCTTCAATCTTCTTTACTACTCATGTAGGTGATAACCATGAATTGTTCTCTTCGGATTTCTGTTTGAACTTTTTTATTTAAAACTGGACCAAACTCAGAATGTTTAAAATCAAACCAAGAACCGAATTCAAGTAGATTGGATTGTGCTAAAGTTATAACTGGAATTGTCTAACCTACAAAACTTAAATAACCATTATCTGATATACATCGCATTCAATTCGAATGGATTCTGAAACCGGAAAACCCAATTTGTTTTCATCCttaaaccaaaccaaaaatcAAATATGTTGTTCAGTTCGGTTTAAACGTTTCCAATTTGATCGCTTTTCAGTTTAATCCTTTTAAGCCGAATAAATAACACCAATAAAATGAGCTCTGAAAAAAGTAAAAGTGAGAGGGACGCTCCTTTCTTACACTTCAATCCCCTAAGATTTCCACAAATCCTACGCTACCACCTTATTTTACCCTGAACTTTCCGAAAATTAGTGACGTCATTACTTTCTTTCAAGAAccctaaatattaataaaaagtaGTATAACACTAAGACTCGATATGGCTTGGCGAACCTAACAAGCTTCACATACCAGACTTGAGTTCAGGCTCAATAAATAAGCGAGCTTTATTTTAGACTCCGCTTATTTCAAGTTTTTTCTCAAACCGATCTTGAgccggctcgtttgcaccccttgTTGAAACCGGTGTTGAAGAAAAGACCTTTCCGtcgtaaaaaaaacaaaatttctaaaaaccggtgttgagaaaaagagaaaaaaaaaaaaactatccgTGATGTACGCGCTTGTAAGGCGAGTGGATGAAGCAAAGCACCCGTCTATATACAACGGATTCTTCTCATATTCTTCTACACACATTCCATCTTCTTCAAAACCCTCTtaacacaccaccaccaccaccaccaccacgcgCCTCCACAACAATGGCGACGTCGATCAGCCAGTTCATTCACAACcaccccaacaacaacaacacccaCACCGTCTACCGCCTCACACTCTTCAACCACACCATCGAAACCCTAGTCACCGACACACCATCCTACGTCGACACATGGATCTCCACCATCCACCACACCCACCGCCACCATCTCCACTCCCTCATCATCGGCCTCGACGTCGAGTGGCGTCCCAACCAAACCCCAAACCACCAAAACCCCATCGCCACCCTCCAACTATGCGTCGGAAACCACTGCCTCATTTTTCAAATCCTAAACTCCCCATCCATCCCACAATCTCTCATTAACTTCCTTGGTAACCCTTCCTACACGTTTGTTGGGGTAGGCATTGAAAATGATGTGGAGAAACTTGGTTTGGTGGTTGCGAAGAGGGTGGATTTGAGGAGTGTGGCTGCGTATGCGTACGGTGGGATGGAGTTTAAGAATGCTGGGTTGAAGCAACTGGCGAGTATGGTTTTAGGGTGGGAGATAAACAAACCGAAAGATGTTACGATGAGTGGTTGGGATAATAAGTGTCTTACTCCGGTTCAGGTGCAGTATGCGGCTATTGATGCGTTTGTGAGTTTTGAGATTGGGAGGGTTTTGATTTCTGGGAATCGTTACTGATGATTGGAGGTTACTGTTTGTTTGTGGTAAGAAAGAAGATTAGGGTTTTTACCTTTTAGTGTGTTTAATATTTGATTTGagtgtttggtgtgttaaaaCTTAAATATGTGTTTGTTTCCGGatgttttttatttgaatttGGTAGCAAACCTTTATGAACTAATTCCACTTTGAATATTGTTCTAGTCATCTTCAGTCATTTTGCTGTTGTGTTAATTCCTCTTTTGCATAATTTTGGTTTGAATGGTTCTTATATATCTAGGGACAGATCAGGTAATAAATTGGGTTAAAGAAAGCTAGGCCCAACAATTTTGGGCCTGGCCCAACCCAGGTTTATCATAGCATTTAGaatattttgtgttttagtttCGGGTTGGGCGTGATTTTGGTCTGTTTGTTGCACACTCGTAAACATGGTCGTCGTATTGTTCGTCCGTCACCACGTACGATGCCTCCATAGATGACGAAGGGATGAGCAACCTCGGGTTCGGACCCTCCAGGACCGCGAACCCAAGGTACTAACAAGCTTATTTTTTAAGTTCGGGCTCGTCTCGTAAGAAAGTTTAAAAAGCTCGATTCGGCTCCTTTGCTAGACAACTTTAtgtaaggctcgataaggcttaGCGAGCCTGACAAGCTTCAAATGCCAAACTCGAGCTCAGGcttaataaataaatgaaaaaaactTTCCGTGATGAAAAAAACAAAATTTCTGAAAACCGGTGttgggaaaaaaaaaaaaaaaaaactatctgTGATGTACGCGCTTGTAAGGCGAGTGGATGAAGCAAAACACCCGTCTATATACAACGGATTCTTCTCATATCCTTCTACACACATTCCATTCTACAAAACCCTgaacacacaccaccaccaccaccacgcgCCTCCACAACAATGGCGACGTCGATCAGCCAGTTCATTCACAACCACCCCAACAACAACACCCACAACGTCTACCTCCTCAaattcttcaaccacaccatcgAAACCCTAGTCACCGACACACCATCCTTCGTCGACACATGGATCTCCACCATCCACCACACCCACCGCCACCATCTCCACTCCCTCATCGTCGGCCTCGACGTCGAGTGGCGTCCTAACCAAACCCCAAACCACCAAAACCCCATCGCCACCCTCCAACTATGCGTCGGAAACCACTGCCTCATTTTTCAAATCCTAAACTCCTCATCCATCCCACAATCTCTCATTAACTTCCTTGGTAACCCTTCCTACACGTTTGTTGGAGTAGGCATTGAAAATGACGTGCAGAAACTTGGTTTGGTGGTTGCGAAGAGGGTGGATTTGAGGAGTGTGGCTGCGTATGCGTACGGTGGGATGGAGTTTAAGAATGCTGGGTTGAAGCAACTGGCGAGTATGGTTTTAGGGTGGGAGATAAACAAACCGAGAGATGTTACGATGAGTGGTTGGGATAACAAGTGTCTTACTCCGGTTCAGGTGCAGTATGCGGCTATTGATGCGTTCGTGAGTTTTGAGATTGGGAGGGTTTTGATTTCTGGGAATCGTTACTGAATGGAGGCTGCAGTTTGTTTGTGGTAAGAAAGAAGATTAGGGTTTTTACTTTTTAGtgtgtttgaatgtttgattTGAGTGTTTAAATATGTGTTTGTTTCTGGATGTTTTTTGTTTGAATTTGGTAGCAAACCTTTATGAACTGATTCCACTATGAATATTGTTCTAGTTATGTGCATCATCCATCTTCAATCATTTTGCATAATTTTGGTTTGAATGTAAATAAGCAGTCAAAAGGAAGATCAGGTAATAAATTGGGTTAAAGAAAGCTAGGCCCAACATTTTTGGGCCGGGCCTGGCCCAACCCAGGTTGGTCATAGCCTTTAGTATATTCTGTGTTTAGTTTCGGGTTGGGCGTGATTTTGGTCTGTTTGTTGCACACTCGTAAACATGTTCTTCGTATCGTTTGTCCTTCACCACATACGATGCCTCCATAGGGGTGAGCAACCTCGGGTTCGGACCCTCCAAGACCGCGAACCCAAGGTACTAGGTTAGATATACATAGTTACATGTAGAAAAAATGACTAAATTGTATTAATATATGCTATAATACATGTACATAGTTACATATTGAGAAAATAATAATGTTAGTAAGTGTTAAAATGGTCGGTTCCAAACCAAACTGAATCGTGAAACTGTCAACTGTTGAAACCCGACCCGACAAACTTGCTTTAGTTTAGAAAGTTTGTTCGAattttaatgatttataaataCCCAAGTAGTTCATTGGTCACTGGTTCGTTGTCTAGTCGGTTTATTCTGATTTTGATATAGTTGTGTAAGACCTAAAATTGAAAGTCTAATAACATCTTATGAGCTTAAAAGCTTGCTATGATGAAAAACATGTCTGGAATTTGCAATATGTGATCATAAAAGACTGTTTAGTATGTCAAATTTCTGATTGTTTGAATTTATTAGTAAATCTTTCTTGAATTTCTGTTTAATAGATAAAACATCTAGTCATGTGCATCATCCATCTTCAAATTTCTGTTATGGAAATACAAAGAACTTCTCCGCTAGAGGTTTAGATTACTGGTTTAAAAAATGAGTGTAAAACGAATTATGAACGAGTTGGTTAACGTTTCAAAAATGAGTGGGTTAAAATGAGTAATGAAGAAAATAGTTTTGCTACAATAATAATGTCATGGTTGTTTGACGTTAAACAACTTTCGGTCCGGGGCACCCCCGGGCCACCATTATCCTCCGCCCATAATGGCTAGAAGAAGGGGAGTAAGCTCAATCCGTATATCATTAAGATTTAGTTGGTTTGGTATGAATGTTACTTGTTACCTATTGGGCTAGTTTTCATTATTACCAATTGGGCCAAGTTTAAGCTAATTAGGATCGACAGTGATAGGACTCTTTGGGACGGAGGGCCCAATGGTTGGATTGTTTGAAAGGGGCTAAACGGATTGTCTCAAAAAACCAACtcaggtttttttatttttttttacgtAAACGGTGTTAGTggtaaatttttattttatttttattttttttgtcaaaacgggtgattttaaaatatttattaaaacgggttttctttttttctttagAAGGTGTTTGTGGTTGAGTTTTGAATAAGATTtttagattattgagttttgaaatcgtaaataatcagttttgagtgtttgggtaaaaaaattaaaaaaattgattatttgtGTTTAGAAAGTTACGTAACGCAGTTTTCCAAAAGCAGCTCCCCCCCTACTGCaacaaaacgcagttttccaaaaattgattatttgcgtttagaaaaggattttcacttgtttattttttaaatatatatatttgtcaaacactcaaatagttgattatctgattattgttatatcaagcaacataatcaaatccaaacactatctttcaacaTCACGTTTTGTTACAGTTAATTATCTGATTATTCAAAAGGCATactctattttcaaaactcaaccacAAACACCCTCTTAATCCATTATTCTTTCTAACCTACCTTTTTTTAATCCGTAATCAAGTTTTTCAATCCTCCAAAGCAACAAGCTGAGGATTCAGTTTTACCATTTTGCTATTATTGTTCGATTATTCTCAACTCTCATGATTCAAGTTTTTCGATTTATTACAAATAATTCAAGATATTAGACGTATCAAGCAGTCAAGATATTAGACATATCAAAAGATACTAAACATATAAAACAGTCAAGATATTAGACATATCAAACAATAGCATCAACCAGCGGCGGAACCAATGTAATGTTAGCCGTAGCACGGGATATGGCTCAAGTCCATATTAGTAGTGTGATTATTTTCGGTTTTATCTAAAAAAATTTGGCGACCTGGTTCTCAGCAAAGAAAacggaggaagaagatgatgaagtaaattattattattatgtgaaATCTAGATCTGGTTGTACCtaaagaaatattattttattcttAAATTTTAATTTGTATACTATTTATGAGAAAAGCAAAGTGAAAATGACAAGCTGACATGACAGTACAAGCAATTTCTTTTTCTTTGCTATTAGTAAAAAAAAACTCATTTTGTTTACATCTTTATATTAATTTGTTGCAATAGAGATTCAATGATGTTTTCCTGTAGTTGGGTTAACACACATTTAAGCAATATTATTGATACAATCTACGCTATAGATTTTGCAAACTTTTAAATATAATCAATAATATAACAGatattttacaaaagaaaatactTTAGTGCATTCTATATTTTTAAACAATGTCATGGATTGTGAGgtggaaaatgattttttcataAAGTAAAAGACGACAAGGTGATAGAATGATTTCAAGGtatgaaaaaaaagaagaagacaaATATATTAGgcatttgttttactttatttgtttattatcgTTTTTTTAATATCGTATAATTGCACGGTGAATTTTTTTTTGGGATACCTCTGATTTATaattctagttccgccactggcaTCAAcatcacaaaccctaatttcatatcACCAGTCAGTTATAATACTAATAATTCCCAGAGATCAAAACCCTACCAATCTCAAAACTCAAAAACGCATCAATGCATGCATACGCCACCTGTGGCCGAGTTAACCACTGATTATCCCATCGGCTCATGGTTATTCTCTTGGGCTTCAAAACCTCTTTTCCAAGTACCTCTTCAGTCAAACTCTTAAGCCCTGCATACTTAAACTTTCTCACACCGTACGCATTCGCCGCCAACGTTGTTAACTCCGCAATCCTGGCAACCACAAGGTTATAATCCTCAACCAGCTTCCCAACATCACTCTTAATCCCGACAACAGTGAACGTATAGTTAGGGTTTCTTAAAAAGTTTACGAGAGATTGTGGGATGTAAGGGGCGTAAAGGAGTTGAAAGATCAGGCAACGGCGTCCCACGCAGAGTTGGAGGGTGGCTACGGGGTTTTTGAAAACCGGTTAATCTCTTAACACCATGATTAGTTAGATAGATAGTTTAAAGTTAGTTAATTAGCGGTTACAAAGTATAGGGGCCGAAATTGACAAGATGGAAGATTATAACCACCATCACTTATCGAAAAGGTGTGTCCCTCACACACACCCTCTCGGATCGACACAAGGAAAGGAAGAAGAAGACACACCGGTTCGGATTGAATGGCTGGAAATCAACATACCCTTTCAAGATCAAATCTCAACCACACAATCCAAGAGACGTACCTTTTTACGAAGAGTCGCGTCTATTCACTCGTACCCGTaggaaactataaatagggatagttagattcatttgttgttgttcatTGAATTCGATTCTAGTTATTCGATTTGTATATACTCACATTCATACATTTCGGTTATATACAAGTTCGattattgtttattattcaaGTTTGTTATCACGCTcgttagagatcaagatccaagttcgggccaacaaattggtatcagagcatcaggctctaggcgtgggaatcgcaaggcatcgcagggaattcgcgatcaggtttcaaTCTCGTTTAAATTCGTAAAGTTTCATTTCAGAGTTTTTATTTTCGGTTCTAGGAAAGTCGGTTGAACCGAACGGTTAGGAATCTAGGGTTCGTTTGCTTTGATTCCGGGGTTATAGTGCGAATTAGATTGATTTGGTTGTTTTGGTTATTACACGATTCGGGTAATCGGGGTTGTTAAGATATATTGAAACCAAAAGGAAAGTTTAGTAAAAGTGAAGATTATTCGACAGGAAGAAATGTCAGGAGCAACCGGGCAAAATCCGATAAATGGAAATTCTCtttcccagtttcagtgtccgattctgaaaccaacaaactatacggTTTGGGCTATTCGTATCAAGACGATTCTTGAAGCGAATGGTTTATGGGAAACGATTGAACCGGCAGAAAATGCAACGGTAGACGCTAAGAAAGATAAGTCTACAATTGCATATCTGTTTCAAGCAATACCAGAGGACgttgtattgcaagttgcaagTTGTAAAAGTGCAAAAGAGATTTGGGATAATCTAAAGATTAGACACGTTGGCGTAGATCGGGTACAAAAGGCGCGTATGCACACGCTAATGTCAGAATTTGAAATGTTGCAAATGAGGGATGACGACACTATTGATTCGTTCACCGCAAAGATTAATAGTATCGTTACCCGAGCAACAGAAGTAGGATCGACTATGAGTCAATCGACTCTAGTACGCAAACTCTTAAATGGCGTACCAGATAGGTTTACTCAAATCGTTGCCTCTATGGAACAATACTCCGATCTAGAAACTATGACGCTACAAGAAGCGGTCGGAAGACTAAAGACGTATGAAGAACGTCTCAAGTTAAAGAAaggaaaccaaggagaaagcccaGATAGGCTTATGTTTACACATCAGGATAACAACAGAGGAAGGCAATCTGGAAACCGCGGTCGTGGTAGATTTAACCAGACGCGTGGAAATGGGCGAAACAACGGAAATAGGCAAAGTCCCAGAAACGAAGGATCTACATCTAGATCTAGAAATGGAAATTCTAGAAATTGGAGGAAGTTTGCGAGAACCGACCTAAGTAAGATCCAATGCTTTAAGTGTCAAAAGTTTGGACACTACAAGAAGGACTGTTCTGAGAAAGACGAAGTGCAAGAACATTCAAACCTCGTCGAGGAAGACGAAGCACCCGTATTGTTAATGACAATACAAgaagaaaatgttcaagaaagggCTCTGCTAAACGAGGAACATATAAAACCGACAAGTTATGCCTCAGAAAATGAAAATCTATGGTACTTAGACAACGGGGCGAGCAACCACATGACAGGAGTGCGAAGTCACTTCAAGGAGTTAGATGAAACGGTGACAGGACAAGTACGATTCGGTGATGGGTCACACGTAGAAATTAAAGGCAAAGGTTCAATATTACTGGAATGTCTGAACCaagaacaaaagattgtttcacaAGTATACTACATTCCAAGTCTGAAGACCAATATATTGAGCCTCGGACAACTTACAGAAATCGGTTGCAAAGTGGTTATGGACGGAGATCTACTTACTATCCGAGATCGAAATAGAAAGCTACTAATGCGAGTCAAGAGAATGAAGAACAGGCTGTACAAAGTCAAACTGAAAACGGGAAAACCAATCTGCTTACTATCAAAGACCGAAGATACAGCATGGTTATGGCACGCAAGGTTAGGCCATTTACACTTCGACGCTATTAAGGAAATGACTCGTAAGAACTTGGTACATGGAGTTCCCCAAATAAGTCATGCTAGTCAAGTCTGTGACGCATGCTTATTAGGAAAGCATAGTAGGGCACCATTTCCAAATCAGGCAAAGTTCAGATCTTTAAAACCTCTGGACTTAGTCTATGGAGATTTGTGTGGTCCTATAACTCCACCAACACATGCTGGGAAGAAGTATATATTCTTACTTGTAGACGACTGTACTCGCTACATGTGGGCGTATTTACTAACTTCCAAGGATCAAGCATTCGAAACATTTAAGGAGTTCAAAGAAAAGGTTGAAAAGGAAGCGCAGACCAAGTTAAAGATGCTAAGGacggatagaggaggtgaattcaCATCGGCTGAATTCAACAAGTATTGCAAAACCAACGGCATAGCAAGACAGCTTACAGCACCATACTccccacagcaaaatggagtagtagAAAGGCGAAACAGGACGATGTTATCCACTACTCGCAGTATGCTAAAGGCAATGAACATGCCACAgaacttttggggtgaagcaatACGACACGCGATATACGTACTAAACAGGGTTCCGACAAAAGCCCTAGTGAACAAGACACCATATGAAGCATTGAAAGGAAGGAAGCCAAATTTAGAACACTTGAAGGTTTTTGGCTGCACTGCTTACGCTAAGGTACTAccacttcaacaaaagaagttagaTGATAGAAGCGCACCTATGGTATACCTTGGAATAGAAGAAGGATCAAAGGCGTACAGATTATATGATCCAGCAAAGAACAAGATATGTGTCAGTAGAGATGTAAAGTTCATGGAAGGTCAGCCATGGAACTGGAATAGTTATATGGAAACGATAGATTCAGGGAATCCCGAATGGACTAACTTTGTCATTCAAGAAGATGACATACCACCAGAGTTAGAagaaaatgaaccaagtagtccAGGCAGTAGCGGGCCACATCATGACGACTCAGGAGTAGATCAGACAGAGGAACAAGACTCCTATGTAACCCCGCCAGCACATTCGTACAATCAGAACTCAGCAGGAAATTCAAGCAATTTACAAAATGGAGGTCCATCCACTTCTGAAAGTACAACAGGAAATATCAGCAATACTCCAGTAAGACTGAAAAGTCTTGAAGACCTGTATGAAGAAACAGAAGAAATTCAACTAGATCCACATGAATTATTACTTGCTGAAGAAGAACCAAGGAATTACAAGGAAGCATCTAGTGACAAAAAGTGGATTGAAGCAATGAAGGCTGAGTTAGactcaataaacaagaataacactTGGAAGTTGACGGAACTGCCAAGTGGTCACAAAGCAATAGGTTTAAAGTGGGTATTCAAGACTAAGAAAGATGCAAACGGAAATATTATCAGACACAAAGCAAGGCTAGTTGCAAAGGGATATGTTCAGCAACACGGAATAGACTTTGACGAAGTCTTTGCA encodes the following:
- the LOC110914596 gene encoding Werner syndrome ATP-dependent helicase homolog; translated protein: KNPVATLQLCVGRRCLIFQLLYAPYIPQSLVNFLRNPNYTFTVVGIKSDVGKLVEDYNLVVARIAELTTLAANAYGVRKFKYAGLKSLTEEVLGKEVLKPKRITMSRWDNQWLTRPQVAYACIDAFLSFEIGRVLISGNY
- the LOC110912933 gene encoding Werner Syndrome-like exonuclease → MATSISQFIHNHPNNNNTHTVYRLTLFNHTIETLVTDTPSYVDTWISTIHHTHRHHLHSLIIGLDVEWRPNQTPNHQNPIATLQLCVGNHCLIFQILNSPSIPQSLINFLGNPSYTFVGVGIENDVEKLGLVVAKRVDLRSVAAYAYGGMEFKNAGLKQLASMVLGWEINKPKDVTMSGWDNKCLTPVQVQYAAIDAFVSFEIGRVLISGNRY
- the LOC110912934 gene encoding Werner Syndrome-like exonuclease; translation: MATSISQFIHNHPNNNTHNVYLLKFFNHTIETLVTDTPSFVDTWISTIHHTHRHHLHSLIVGLDVEWRPNQTPNHQNPIATLQLCVGNHCLIFQILNSSSIPQSLINFLGNPSYTFVGVGIENDVQKLGLVVAKRVDLRSVAAYAYGGMEFKNAGLKQLASMVLGWEINKPRDVTMSGWDNKCLTPVQVQYAAIDAFVSFEIGRVLISGNRY